The following are encoded in a window of Panicum virgatum strain AP13 chromosome 5N, P.virgatum_v5, whole genome shotgun sequence genomic DNA:
- the LOC120675333 gene encoding transcription factor bHLH13-like, protein MAWSETDAALFAAVLGRDAAHHLATTPPHLDGPAASAPAELQARLQDLVERGGVWAYGIFWQESRGAGAGRAVLGWGDGHCRDGGAPLDAAAGEAGAAAERSVARKRALLRLHALYGGGDDDEGADYALRLDRVTGAEMYFLASMYFSFPEGAGGPGHALASGRHAWVAVDPGPRGAGAGAGEAAPGWYVRASLAQSAGLRTVVFLPCKGGVLELGSDVAVRETPEALRVIQSALAVAPPAAREERMRIFGKDLSPSGRAPRPQPMGLVVAGDNWAPQLGGHAAASAPAANKEAAKPKPPEPPRSIDFTKPGKAGQAGGEERRPRKRGRKPANGREEPLNHVEAERQRREKLNQRFYALRAVVPKISKMDKASLLSDAIAYIQELEDRLRGCAAGAGARAESPAVEVKTMQDEVVLRVTTPLYAHPVSRVFHAIRDAQLSVAASDVAVADDAVTHTLVLRSPGPEQLTAETVLAAMSRGMTSATPSP, encoded by the coding sequence ATGGCGTGGTCGGAGACGGACGCCGCGCTGTTCGCGGCGGTGCTGGGGCGGGACGCAGCGCACCACCTGGCTACCACGCCGCCGCACCTGGACGGGCCCGCGGCGTCGGCGCCCGCCGAGCTCCAGGCGCGCCTGCAGGACCTCGTCGAGCGGGGCGGCGTGTGGGCGTACGGCATCTTCTGGCAGGAgtcccgcggcgccggcgccggccgcgccgtccTCGGCTGGGGCGACGGGCActgccgcgacggcggcgccccgctcgacgccgccgccggggaggccggcgcggcggcggagaggagcgTGGCGCGGAAGCGCGCGCTGCTGCGGCTCCACGCGCTctacggcggcggggacgacgacgagggcgcCGACTACGCGCTCCGCCTCGACCGGGTCACCGGCGCCGAGATGTACTTCCTGGCGTCCATGTACTTCTCGTTCCCGGAGGGCGCGGGCGGGCCGGGGCACGCGCTGGCCTCCGGCCGCCACGCCTGGGTCGCCGTGGACCCGGGCCCGCgcggagccggcgccggcgccggcgaggccgcgcCCGGGTGGTACGTCCGCGCGTCCCTCGCCCAGTCCGCGGGGCTCCGCACCGTCGTCTTCCTCCCGTGCAAGGGCGGcgtcctcgagctcggctccgACGTGGCCGTCCGCGAGACTCCCGAGGCCCTGCGCGTCATCCAGTCCGCCCTCGCTGTCGCGCCGCCCGCGGCTCGTGAGGAACGCATGAGAATATTCGGCAAGGACCTCTCTCCCagcggccgagcgccgcggccgcagcccatggggctcgtcgtcgccggcgacaaTTGGGCTCCGCAGCTCGGAGGCCACGCCGCGGCGTCCGCCCCAGCCGCCAACAAGGAAGCGGCGAAACCCAAACCTCCGGAGCCGCCCAGGAGCATAGACTTCACCAAGCCGGGCAAggcggggcaggccggcggcgaggagcggagGCCGCGGAAGCGCGGGCGGAAGCCGGCGAACGGGCGGGAGGAGCCGCTGAACCACGTGgaggcggagcggcagcggcgggagaAGCTAAACCAGCGCTTCTACGCCCTGCGCGCGGTGGTCCCCAAGATCTCCAAGATGGACAAGGCGTCCCTGCTCAGCGACGCCATCGCGTACATCCAGGAGCTGGAGGACCGGCTCCGCGgctgcgcggcgggggcgggcgcgcgcgcggagagCCCGGCCGTGGAGGTGAAGACAATGCAGGACGAGGTGGTGCTGCGCGTGACGACGCCCCTGTACGCGCACCCCGTCTCCCGGGTGTTCCACGCCATCCGGGACGCCCAGCTGAGCGTGGCGGCGTCGGACGTGGCGGTGGCCGACGACGCCGTGACGCACACGCTGGTGCTGCGGTCGCCCGGGCCCGAGCAGCTGACCGCGGAGACGGTGCTCGCCGCCATGTCACGGGGGATGACCAGCGCCACCCCCTCCCCGTGA
- the LOC120675414 gene encoding RNA polymerase II transcriptional coactivator KELP-like, whose protein sequence is MDEATKKKVEATVLEILRGSDMDSVTEYKVRSAAADRLGIDLSVPERKLFVRGVVEGYLTSLSSQEVEEEQQQGDAGEEAKGGEKEDEEEEEQEQEEEEEEEEGGARKKEYDDQGDLILCRLSTKRRVTLSEFKGRTLVSIREFYLKDGKELPTSKGISMTVEQWEAFRNAVPAIEDAIKKLEDSD, encoded by the exons ATGGACGAGGCGACGAAGAAGAAAGTGGAAGCGACGGTGCTGGAGATCCTCCGGGGCTCCGACATGGATTCCGTGACGGAGTACAAggtccgctccgccgccgccgaccgcctcgGCATAGATCTCTCCGTCCCCGAACGCAAGCTCTTCGTCCGCGGCGTCGTGGAGGGATACCTCACTTCCCTCTCCTCCCAGGAGGTGGAGGaagagcagcagcagggcgacgccggcgaggaggcaaaGGGGGGCGAGaaggaagatgaagaggaagaggaacaggaacaggaagaagaggaggaggaagaggagggaggtGCGCGGAAGAAAGAATACGACGACCAGGGGGACCTTATCCTCTGCCGC CTGTCGACCAAGAGGAGGGTGACGCTGTCGGAGTTCAAGGGCAGGACACTGGTGTCCATCCGCGAATTCTACTTGAAGGACGGCAAGGAGCTGCCAACCAGCAAAG GAATAAGTATGACAGTCGAGCAGTGGGAAGCATTCCGCAATGCTGTACCTGCGATAGAGGATGCCATAAAAAAGCTTGAAGATTCAGACTGA
- the LOC120675299 gene encoding uncharacterized protein LOC120675299 — translation MHRSKGKLSGVLHKGFKPDKCKTSLRMAVARIKLLRNRKEAQVRQMRREVAQLLEANQDMTARIRVEHVIREEKFMQAYDLLEVYCELIVARLSIIDSQKACPIDLKEAIASVIFASMRCSDVTELADVRKQFTSKYGKEFATAALEARPDSGVNRLVIEKLSAGAPDIQTKIKTLTSIAEEHNIKWVPKAFEEKLQKPNEDHLYGPATYSGGNISTMGSSTSSMSAPQPTYSGVPAATVEGPYSPADVSANRNSNAFSQENIRSGSSASVPPSSQHDASASYSAQIPGPNSISHGNTGDPPYPQYGATVPDTVSRNEEMNRHRERKPSVSGANWNVEFKDATSAAQAAAESAEMASIAARAAAQLASRGNYSGGQSTGDYEAAAYSHENTPRKQPAEHLVKDENRSFHDQSSGINDPRAMPYARKRSGRAETNHVENQNISTVHAPAQSQKMPTVHSPAQQFHSYSRESHVYEMPTEQPHAHSPEPPHFDDLYERESNIGRSEVHPFDLPSGKLQETEPAGRNVQDRKPSFDQESTNDYYGNFNSSQDTFTYGSSSVWDQQNDKTRDSSSVAFDQYDSDVEEENLLDTFSSKQTEQPPAVQDHMGFTTADWSQQHRSESPNHRTSMLFSRTETQQSDNLGANRSDVHSPRPYDSLPPTFDSDGSSSDEEIGTTMRTESLKSASGLNKEANRISGKVVPDVKESIGDYEPSSSKKFMASPGLNLSYKERHSGGTGGSPISDYLGGQAPGHFNHVQSRDSDLSDEETELDKFKSAFSPEANENQSLPFAIRTSATSDDKEGDLGLNFGKLTPGLRNKPRQPPPYTKISRDNILPSQSLPKASASTEESVDSEENTTSFVQNRSSPKSSLSTRTSSGGNYNSELYDRNRIIGTHGEARSTMATNFFDSDDTEKLSKQSINPSSPTTKSSERVNSNQELYHEKPGTGACREMRSRMARHYFDSEDSEEELEPQQTTQPKRSGVQIQSRRTRDVTSDTKRDGHVRTGARYAEETESLTKESNAPQLNNSSAEQRRVAAQRSSPEDERVESPMGARGKSQEAEISRSSVPGNVRNSETSGETLKESTPKTPPAHVHPKLPTDYDSFAAHFMSLRTNRR, via the exons ATGCACAGGAGCAAGGGGAAGCTCTCCGGCGTCCTGCACAAGGGCTTCAAGCCCGACAAGTG CAAGACGTCGCTGCGGATGGCGGTGGCGCGGATCAAGCTGCTGCGGAACCGGAAGGAGGCGCAGGTGCGCCAGATGCGCCGCGAGGTCGCGCAGCTGCTCGAGGCCAACCAGGACATGACCGCGCGCATCAGG GTTGAACATGTCATAAGGGAAGAGAAGTTCATGCAAGCATATGacttgcttgaagtatattgTGAACTTATAGTGGCACGTCTGTCCATTATTGACTCACAGAA GGCTTGTCCCATCGATCTGAAGGAGGCAATAGCGAGTGTTATATTTGCATCTATGAGGTGTTCGGATGTCACGGAACTAGCAGATGTCCGGAAGCAATTCACAAGCAAGTATGGAAAAGAGTTTGCTACAGCAGCCCTTGAAGCGCGCCCTGACAGTGGCGTAAATCGTCTG GTAATTGAGAAACTGTCAGCAGGAGCACCTGATATACAGACCAAAATCAAAACCTTGACCTCAATTGCGGAGGAGCACAACATCAAATGGGTGCCAAAAGCTTTTGAGGAGAAATTGCAGAAGCCAAATGAAGATCATCTA TATGGGCCTGCCACATATTCTGGAGGAAACATTTCAACTATGGGGTCATCCACTTCTAGCATGTCAGCACCACAGCCCACATACTCTGGTGTTCCAGCGGCGACTGTGGAGGGACCTTATTCGCCTGCAGATGTCTCAGCAAATAGAAATTCTAATGCTTTCTCACAAGAAAACATTCGTAGTGGTTCCAGTGCTTCAGTGCCCCCTAGCTCCCAACATGATGCATCTGCTTCCTATTCAGCACAAATTCCTGGTCCTAACAGTATCTCACATGGAAATACTGGAGATCCACCTTATCCTCAATATGGCGCAACAGTCCCAG ACACTGTGTCCAGGAATGAAGAGATGAATCGGCATAGGGAAAGAAAACCGTCAGTTAGTGGTGCCAATTGGAATGTGGAATTCAAGGATGCAACATCTGCTgcacaggcagcagcagagtctgCGGAGATGGCAAGTATTGCTGCTAGAGCTGCTGCTCAACTTGCTAGTCGTGGAAACTATTCTGGTGGCCAAAGTACTGGAGATTATGAGGCAGCTGCATACAGTCATGAAAATACACCAAGGAAGCAACCAGCTGAGCATTTAGTGAAGGATGAGAACAGGAGTTTCCATGACCAGAGTTCAGGTATAAATGATCCAAGGGCAATGCCATATGCAAGAAAAAGGTCGGGAAGAGCAGAAACAAATCATGTTGAAAACCAGAATATATCAACAGTTCATGCCCCGGCTCAAAGCCAGAAGATGCCAACAGTTCATTCCCCAGCTCAACAATTCCACTCTTACAGTCGTGAAAGTCATGTATATGAAATGCCAACTGAACAACCTCATGCTCATTCACCTGAGCCTCCCCATTTCGATGATTTATATGAGAGAGAAAGCAACATTGGAAGATCTGAAGTTCATCCATTTGATTTACCTAGTGGAAAGTTGCAAGAAACTGAACCTGCTGGGCGCAATGTCCAGGATAGGAAGCCTAGCTTTGATCAGGAGAGCACAAATGACTACTATGGCAATTTCAATTCTTCCCAAGATACATTTACTTATGGCAGCAGTTCTGTTTGGGACCAGCAGAATGACAAAACTCGAGACTCGTCATCTGTTGCCTTTGATCAATATGATTCTGATGTTGAAGAAGAGAATTTGTTGGATACTTTCTCCTCAAAGCAAACTGAACAGCCACCTGCTGTCCAAGATCACATGGGATTCACAACTGCAGATTGGAGTCAACAACATAGAAGTGAATCTCCTAACCATAGAACTTCAATGCTATTTTCCAGGACAGAAACACAACAATCTGATAATTTAGGAGCAAACAGAAGTGATGTTCATTCACCTCGTCCTTATGATAGCTTGCCACCTACATTTGATTCAGATGGTAGTAGTTCTGATGAGGAGATAGGCACAACGATGCGTACAGAGTCTTTGAAGTCTGCTTCTGGCCTGAACAAAGAAGCTAACAGAATTTCTGGAAAGGTTGTCCCTGATGTTAAAGAAAGTATTGGAGATTATGAGCCTAGCTCCAGCAAGAAATTCATGGCATCACCTGGTCTTAATCTATCATACAAGGAGAGACACAGTGGTGGAACTGGTGGTTCACCCATATCTGATTATTTAGGGGGACAGGCACCGGGACACTTTAACCATGTACAAAGCAGAGATTCTGATCTTTCGGATGAAGAAACTGAGCTAGATAAATTTAAGAGTGCATTCTCACCAGAAGCAAATGAGAATCAGTCCTTGCCTTTTGCCATTCGGACTTCAGCAACTTCTGATGATAAGGAAGGTGATCTTGGCCTCAACTTTGGAAAATTAACTCCTGGACTAAGAAACAAACCCAGGCAACCTCCACCATACACCAAAATTTCCAGGGATAATATACTGCCAAGTCAGTCCTTGCCTAAGGCTTCTGCGAGCACTGAAGAGTCAGTTGATTCGGAAGAGAATACTACTTCATTTGTACAGAACAGAAGTAGCCCCAAAAGCTCACTCTCAACCAGGACCTCTTCAGGTGGAAATTACAATAGTGAACTTTATGACAGGAATCGAATTATTGGAACGCACGGGGAAGCAAGATCAACCATGGCAACAAATTTCTTTGATTCAGATGATACTGAGAAGCTATCCAAACAATCTATTAATCCAAGTTCTCCCACAACTAAGAGTTCTGAACGTGTGAATTCTAATCAAGAGCTTTATCATGAAAAGCCAGGTACTGGAGCATGCCGGGAAATGAGATCAAGAATGGCTAGACATTATTTTGATTCAGAAGACAGTGAAGAAGAACTAGAGCCACAGCAGACTACTCAGCCAAAGCGGTCTGGAGTGCAGATACAATCACGCAGAACACGTGATGTAACATCAGACACAAAGAGAGATGGCCATGTCCGAACTGGAGCACGATATGCTGAAGAAACTGAAAGCTTGACAAAGGAGTCAAATGCCCCTCAACTGAACAACTCAAGTGCTGAACAAAGGAGGGTTGCAGCACAGCGCTCTTCACCTGAAGATGAGCGTGTTGAATCACCAATGGGGGCTAGAGGGAAGTCGCAAGAAGCTGAGATCAGTAGAAGCTCTGTTCCAGGAAATGTGAGAAACTCAGAAACCTCAGGAGAAACTCTGAAAGAGAGCACCCCCAAAACACCCCCTGCACATGTTCACCCCAAGCTTCCTACAGACTACGATTCATTTGCTGCACATTTTATGTCGCTTCGAACAAACCGCCGCTAG
- the LOC120675422 gene encoding 60S ribosomal protein L28-1-like, with amino-acid sequence MATVPDSLIWEIVRKNNSFLVKQFGNGNAKVQFSKEPNNLYNVHSYKHSGLANKKTVTVQPASGKEMAVVLSTTKTKKQNKPASLYHKSVMRKEFRKMAKAVKNQVGDNYYRPDLTKPALARLSAVYRSLQVAKSGVKKKNRQAN; translated from the exons ATGGCGACGGTTCCTGATTCTCTGATCTGGGAGATCGTGAGGAAGAATAATTCCTTCCTGGTCAAGCAGTTTGGCAATGGCAATGCCAAGGTTCAGTTCAGCAAGGAGCCCAACAACCTCTACAATGTCCACTCCTACAAGCACTCTG gccttgccaacaagaaGACCGTGACTGTGCAACCGGCCAGTGGCAAGGAGATGGCGGTGGTCCTCTCAACAACCAAGACAAAGAAGCAGAACAAGCCTGCCAGCCTCTACCACAAGTCTGTCATGCGCAAGGAATTCCGCAAGATGGCCAAGGCTGTTAAGAACCAG GTTGGCGACAACTACTACAGGCCTGATCTTACCAAGCCAGCTCTTGCAAGGCTGAGCGCAGTGTACCGCAGCCTCCAGGTTGCCAAGTC